One genomic region from Cydia amplana chromosome Z, ilCydAmpl1.1, whole genome shotgun sequence encodes:
- the LOC134660745 gene encoding RCC1 domain-containing protein 1, producing MYIVSGANLHGQWFDATPVFDVFQHVSLKSHDGDIDKGEIELIHIYWSYNLFQDKNSFYLSGSFNEKNKKLIKLRLPTKVIYNKFLLCGNDYSLFLFEKELHTMWVINLEDTENVKKINMKTEIPSAIKRLKEDDTIVKVCTSNFNLICLTAKGSVYSGLLPGPLDVSNCLGKVCDVQCGYEHYLLLTDKGKVYSWGNGRRLQLGHGDLYNIDSPEEVEALSGINITKISAGGWHSLALSESGDLYAWGWNESGQLGIKETEQVDNVQIKFHQSGLNSYSQPTLVDIFNENGDICDTNVKYISCGNLHSAIILEDNTVWTAGCNKYGQLGFAIETAKKKDFFQKAHQCLENSLIKCGPWVTVLY from the exons ATGTACATAGTAAGTGGGGCAAATTTACATGGCCAGTGGTTTGATGCGACTCCTGTGTTTGATGTATTTCAACATGTATCGCTCAAAAGCCATGATGGTGATATTGATAAAGGAGAAATCGAATTAATTCATATCTACTGGTCGTACAATTTGTTTCAAGATAAAAACAGTTTTTACTTATCTGGatcatttaatgaaaaaaataaaaagttaattaaGCTGCGTTTACCGACAAAAGTTATATATAACAAATTTTTGTTGTGTGGAAATGACTACAGTTTATTTCTGTTTGAGAAAGAGTTGCATACAATGTGGGTGATCAATTTGGAAGATACAGAGaatgtaaagaaaataaatatgaagACAGAAATTCCAAGTGCAATTAAACGGTTGAAAGAAGATGATACAATTGTTAAAGTTTGTACTTCAAACTTTAATTTAATCTGTTTAACTGCGAAAGGATCTGTTTATAGCGGACTACTGCCTGGACCCTTGGATGTCTCCAACTGCTTAGGCAAAGTTTGTGACGTTCAATGTGGATATGAGCACTATCTACTCCTTACTGATAAAGGCAAAGTATACTCATGGGGAAATGGAAG gagGCTACAGCTTGGCCACGGAGATCTATACAATATTGACTCTCCCGAAGAAGTAGAAGCTCTCAGTGGTATTAACATAACTAAGATAAGTGCTGGAGGTTGGCACTCCTTAGCATTAAGTGAATCAGGAGACCTATATGCTTGGGGATGGAATGAAAGTGGACAGTTAGGAATAAAAGAGACAGAGCAAGTTGACAATGTCCAAATTAAATTCCACCAAAGTGGCCTCAACAGCTACAGTCAACCCACATTAGttgatatatttaatgaaaatgGTGATATATGTGACACTAATGTAAAATACATATCATGTGGGAATCTACATTCTGCAATAATATTAGAAGATAATACTGTGTGGACAGCAGGCTGTAATAAATATGGACAATTAGGATTTGCAATAGAAaccgcaaaaaaaaaagattttttccaAAAGGCACATCAGTGTTTAGAaaattccttgataaaatgtgGGCCTTGGGTTACTGTTCTTTACTAA
- the LOC134661912 gene encoding protein arginine N-methyltransferase 9-like gives MILGLSGKKIDNPNMGDIARSYITMSRQLSSYGRYNKAFELYVLAFNRYPSIKTMFESEFRIVLNRVNETLAGFGKLDEVFANFGIAMSIFPENIYLLNDIGKFLYKFEYYTVAWCHFQNALKIDSGFVDAERNLNSVKNLMVERWHFRMLNDKIRNEAYHAAIRETVIPAQDSVLDIGTGSGLLALYANECTPLAITACEGSDVMANLAQVVMEENQAPEVVIINKLSTDMDSKEIGGRRSLLVTEVFDSGLLGEHVLQSLSHAWDNLIADSGKVIPHSAEFFVMGAKCDHLYMKYQLRQSAKSLLKIPKMAVHTLTFGDSYDCTDMSVFKDVTYMTEAHLVLKIDFNNPDDIQQVLQQQEPVLVPLTATQTGEINIIIGWFNLHLTKNIMITTDPKSENRANAWQQAVFLDFVSHHIKQNEILETQFLINEGKITLLSDNLDHVTRVSPETLRFLNDIEYTKKIKDCIAMSCVYFGQLLDISQIDVADLCPFPLFGLLMLQRGARSLVCCAKSLSDKKFFKKVFKANKIPQSKVKFLLEGELTIDSFAKEKYHAIFCNVFELCGDIDLNKQELAYHLKENNLHPAGLFIPAMVQLMGQLVDSPWLDRQNRVYDENVSNYKIAMHVNKFQVSQNYCLDLTTMDFTVLSAPMILATFTNTMVSGVVNVPIINDGNANAILCWYSIVLVKDMGEIQTNRSDSFIDSMAFLADPKLPTVLGGSANILRCVDCNGSFKLLIDIDIT, from the coding sequence ATGATTCTTGGGTTAAGTGGAAAGAAAATAGACAATCCAAACATGGGGGACATAGCAAGATCCTACATTACCATGTCCAGGCAACTATCATCTTATGGTCGTTATAACAAGGCCTTCGAACTTTACGTTCTGGCATTTAATAGATATCCCAGTATCAAAACCATGTTCGAATCAGAATTTCGGATTGTACTTAACAGGGTAAATGAGACATTAGCCGGTTTTGGTAAACTTGATGAAGTATTTGCAAATTTTGGCATTGCCATGAGTATTTTTCCTGAAAATATTTATCTCCTAAATGACATTGGCAAGTTCCTgtacaaattcgaatattacaCTGTGGCATGGTGTCATTTTCAGAATGCTTTAAAGATTGACTCTGGATTTGTTGATGCTGAAAGAAACCTAAATTCTGTTAAAAACCTAATGGTTGAAAGATGGCACTTCAGAATGCTTAATGATAAAATTCGGAATGAGGCATATCATGCAGCCATCCGAGAGACAGTAATACCCGCTCAGGACAGTGTGCTTGATATTGGTACTGGATCTGGGCTGCTAGCCCTCTACGCCAATGAGTGCACTCCTCTAGCAATAACTGCCTGTGAAGGATCGGATGTTATGGCAAATCTTGCTCAAGTTGTTATGGAAGAAAATCAAGCCCCAGAAGTGGTAATAATCAATAAACTGTCTACAGATATGGATTCCAAAGAAATTGGAGGGAGGAGGTCTTTGTTAGTAACAGAGGTGTTTGACTCTGGATTGCTTGGAGAACATGTGTTACAATCTTTATCTCATGCCTGGGATAATCTGATAGCCGATTCAGGAAAAGTAATTCCTCACAGTGCAGAGTTCTTTGTAATGGGTGCCAAGTGTGACCATCTCTATATGAAATACCAATTGAGGCAATCAGCCAAAAGTTTGCTGAAAATCCCAAAAATGGCCGTTCATACTTTGACATTTGGCGATTCTTATGATTGTACAGATATGTCTGTATTTAAAGATGTTACATATATGACGGAAGCACATTTAGTCttaaaaattgattttaataatCCTGACGACATACAGCAAGTGCTTCAGCAGCAAGAGCCTGTATTGGTGCCTCTGACAGCCACACAGACTGGTGAAATCAACATCATCATTGGCTGGTTTAACTTGCATTTGACTAAGAATATTATGATTACTACAGATCCAAAATCAGAGAACAGAGCAAATGCTTGGCAACAAGCAGTCTTTTTGGATTTTGTTTCTCATCATATTAAACAAAATGAAATCCTTGAAACCCAGTTCTTAATAAATGAAGGTAAAATTACTTTACTGTCTGATAACCTGGATCATGTTACAAGAGTATCACCAGAAACACTCAGATTTTTGAATGATATAGAGTACACTAAGAAAATAAAAGATTGTATCGCTATGTCCTGTGTTTATTTTGGACAGTTGCTAGATATTTCACAGATTGATGTTGCAGACTTGTGCCCCTTTCCTCTGTTTGGCTTGTTAATGTTGCAGCGTGGTGCAAGATCCTTGGTTTGTTGTGCAAAATCTCTAAGTGATAAGAAGTTTTTCAAGAAAGTATTTaaggctaacaaaataccacaaTCTAAGGTAAAATTCTTACTGGAAGGTGAATTGACTATTGATTCTTTTGCCAAAGAGAAGTATCATGCAATATTTTGCAATGTTTTTGAACTATGTGGTGACATAGActtaaacaaacaagaattagCTTATCACCTTAAAGAAAATAATCTGCACCCTGCAGGTCTGTTCATACCCGCCATGGTGCAGCTGATGGGGCAGCTGGTGGACAGCCCTTGGCTGGACAGGCAGAACAGAGTTTATGACGAAAATGTTAGTAATTATAAAATTGCAATGCATGTCAACAAGTTCCAAGTATCACAGAACTATTGTCTTGACTTGACAACTATGGATTTTACTGTACTGTCAGCTCCTATGATTTTAGCAACATTTACTAATACAATGGTGTCAGGTGTGGTCAATGTTCCAATTATAAATGATGGCAATGCTAATGCAATACTGTGCTGGTATAGTATAGTGCTAGTGAAGGACATGGGAGAAATCCAAACAAACAGGAGTGACAGTTTCATAGACAGTATGGCATTTCTGGCAGATCCTAAATTACCCACTGTCCTAGGGGGGTCAGCTAATATTTTGCGATGTGTGGACTGTAATGGATCATTTAAACTGTTGATTGATATAGATATTACTTAG